A genomic region of Elaeis guineensis isolate ETL-2024a chromosome 9, EG11, whole genome shotgun sequence contains the following coding sequences:
- the LOC105051833 gene encoding putative 1-phosphatidylinositol-3-phosphate 5-kinase FAB1D isoform X3 — translation MSAMCVVCGLQQANLSTRCDNQEEESSRMSSWSPHASPMCSRVPRDFPADMDSQSREDDDEAFDTNQRCPNLEFTEHSQNGGDGSSSIHIDSQKSHAKTTIDGLPQPMEEISSLAWENHEESDAESIGVHKSTLEDVRSVGAGDDSNGAWNAIDSISASILSNPETNLLIWMPPKPLNIEDDMDSVANNDDDDEFSDGTKWGQPSFLSSIDGGHGSSHGCKEEHQKAMVEAMNGPFKVLVSRLLASEGITSKGEDGESWLDIVVSLSWEAALLVKPDSGEGRAMDAGSYVKVKCIATGARSQSQVIKGLVFKKSTAHKHMPTKCRNPRLLLLKGALGQRDIGLSSFDSMEQEKEYLISINEMLETCHPSVVLVEKNVSRDMQESLLAKGMTLALDMKLSRLERIARCAGSEIISASDIPANTKLKHCDSFHTEKFVEEHSNPTGKKLCKTLMFLEGFPKPLGCTILLKGANCDELKKIKRVVQYTVFAAYRLILETSFFADQRALSSNIGAVREENCSLTDISVPLSSCNAAGSSDTCMFDGSDAVLGAPIFDASQAKTAHKEISSLSHPGFKGSSESSVFSPNIDCIENHPSHGHPSCNGCNNDETLSDSSTPSLLSSELMSTFSTSLRKFVGDSYQRPISEHVSMYLGFKEEKLDIPSIGVLPVSPPTETHDHDIEETSSIILEKAHDGISNGEKAGPKMQNKFEMQNKDDIESISDSESILVLLSSQCISKDVVCEQSRLSRIKYYGNFDVSLGRFLEEIMLNQNYSCSSCGEPPEAHVYCYTHQNGNLTVLSRRLPPESSLSGEAEGKIWMWTRCLKCENESGIPRSTKRVVMSDAARCLSFGKFLELSFTSHSAASRLSSRCGHSLHKDCLRFFGLGSRVAMFRYSSVEIYAASKPPPVLEFHNPNGPESLMREAKDVLEKGNAFFLEVASLLHKLKSNYSTMVSKKFLNLQCLVKDICELDEMLMQEKAEFEAPLLKAINCSGEMGKTVHEILGLGWLYQELLLKLYVWDRRLDFLHLYARDSDASSNEVHEDQFVQAKYAMPFSIVEESSSSDSHRSKNYSILESEVEARSDALSENTSSKFSISIAAAEVAEVGSLIGETFSRSMSGGQTSSVFDQEPYKGPSDLLLWFSRDKGYPRESATILEHIQVDNPEGWIWAPSFETRSAYKKDLCGGYSQKFKFVHTYTPTHLSPICQLVTRETEDSLHFPVKVDGKVLSVCENEISSIIAYALALSEDQFGLSANIDVKDELDGKTEAKVIDNSCSSTSDGFGASSYWSSTGSSDSEGSHFSQSTSISSDEVPSSGSEGSFPVDHQLASENLHPEVPVGVGKVAGKSKYSVVCIHAKQFYALRRMCCPSELAYISSLSRCKNWNAQGGKSKAFFAKSLDDRFIIKEIKKTELDSFLKFAPDYFEHIFHSLSAGSQTCLAKVLGIYQVKQYKNGKEVKTDLMVMENLLFGRNITRKYDLKGSIFSRYVSDVNDPEKVFLDQNFIEDMQASPMYVSRKTKHLLQRAIWNDTSFLTSINVMDYSLLVGVDKQRKELVFGIIDYLRQYTWDKQLETWVKASLVVPRNALPTVISPKEYKKRFRKFMSQYFLTVPDGWNSV, via the exons ATGAGTGCAATGTGTGTCGTATGTGGTTTGCAACAGGCAAATCTGAGTACTAGATGCGATAAT CAGGAGGAAGAATCTTCGAGAATGAGCAGTTGGAGTCCTCACGCCAGTCCCATGTGCAGCCGGGTTCCAA GGGATTTCCCAGCTGATATGGATTCGCAAAGCAG GGAGGATGATGACGAGGCTTTCGATACCAATCAAAGGTGTCCAAACCTAGAATTTACCGAACACTCTCAAAACGGTGGCGATGGAAGTTCATCAATACATATTGATTCTCAGAAATCTCATGCTAAGACCACCATAGATGGGCTTCCCCAGCCAATGGAAGAAATCAGCTCATTAGCATGGGAAAACCATGAAGAGAGTGATGCTGAGTCCATTGGTGTTCATAAGAGCACCTTGGAAGATGTAAGATCTGTAGGAGCTGGAGATGATTCAAATGGGGCGTGGAATGCTATTGACAGCATCAGTGCATCGATTTTATCCAATCCTGAAACCAACCTTCTGATCTGGATGCCACCCAAACCACTCAACATTGAAGATGACATGGATTCTGTCgctaataatgatgatgatgatgaattcaGTGATGGTACAAAATGGGGTCAACCAAGTTTCTTGAGTAGTATTGATGGTGGACATGGAAGCAGCCATGGTTGCAAAGAAGAGCACCAAAAGGCAATGGTGGAAGCAATGAATGGTCCATTTAAGGTTCTTGTAAGTCGACTTTTGGCATCAGAAGGTATAACTTCTAAGGGAGAGGATGGTGAAAGTTGGCTTGACATTGTTGTTTCTTTATCATGGGAAGCCGCACTGCTTGTTAAGCCTGACTCCGGTGAGGGTAGAGCAATGGATGCTGGGTCCTATGTTAAAGTTAAGTGTATTGCGACAGGTGCTCGCAGTCAAAG TCAGGTGATTAAGGGTTTAGTTTTCAAGAAAAGCACTGCACACAAGCACATGCCAACCAAGTGCAGAAATCCTAGACTATTACTTCTTAAGGGGGCCCTTGGGCAGCGTGATATTGGCTTGTCATCATTTGATTCGATGGAACAG GAAAAGGAATATTTAATATCCATCAATGAGATGCTAGAAACATGTCATCCGAGTGTGGTTTTGGTAGAGAAAAATGTTTCACGTGATATGCAGGAGTCCCTTTTGGCAAAAGGAATGACTTTAGCACTTGATATGAAACTCAGTCGGTTAGAAAGAATTGCTCGCTGTGCAGGTTCTGAGATTATATCTGCTTCTGATATTCCCGCCAATACAAAACTGAAACATTGTGATTCTTTTCACACTGAAAAGTTTGTGGAGGAACATAGCAATCCTACTGGAAAGAAGTTATGCAAAACTTTAATGTTCTTGGAGGGTTTTCCAAAACCCTTGGGGTGTACG ATATTGCTGAAAGGAGCTAATTGTGATGAACTGAAGAAAATAAAACGAGTGGTGCAATACACAGTGTTTGCTGCATATCGTTTGATCCTTGAAACTTCATTCTTCGCAGATCAGAGAGCTTTATCCTCTAACATAGGTGCTGTTAGAGAAGAAAATTGTTCTTTAACAGATATTTCAGTGCCTTTGAGTAGTTGTAATGCTGCAGGTAGTTCAGATACTTGTATGTTTGATGGTTCTGATGCTGTTTTAGGTGCTCCTATTTTCGATGCATCCCAAGCAAAAACAGCTCATAAAGAAATATCCTCTTTATCACATCCTGGCTTTAAAGgttcttcagagtcatctgtatTTAGTCCCAATATTGATtgcattgaaaatcatccttcacATGGGCATCCTTCTTGTAATGGATGCAACAATGACGAAACCTTGTCAgattcatcaacaccatctcttctttccagtGAATTAATGTCAACTTTCTCAACTTCTCTTAGAAAATTTGTTGGAGACAGCTATCAGCGTCCCATTTCAGAGCATGTTTCAATGTACTTGGGCTTCAAGGAAGAAAAGCTTGATATTCCAAGTATTGGTGTCTTACCTGTTTCTCCACCAACAGAAACACATGATCATGACATAGAAGAAACCAGTAGCATCATTCTAGAGAAAGCACATGATGGAATCTCTAATGGTGAAAAGGCTGGACCAAAGATGCAAAACAAATTTGAAATGCAAAACAAGGATGACATTGAGAGCATATCAGATTCTGAAAGCATATTGGtattgttgtctagccagtgtaTCTCGAAGGATGTTGTTTGCGAGCAAAGCCGTCTTTCTCGTATAAAATACTATGGGAATTTCGATGTGTCTCTTGGACGATTTCTTGAAGAAATTATGCTCAACCAG AATTACAGTTGCTCTTCATGTGGTGAACCCCCAGAGGCTCATGTATACTGCTACACTCACCAGAATGGGAATCTAACTGTTTTATCCAGAAGGCTTCCTCCAGAATCATCTTTGTCCGGCGAAGCagaaggaaaaatttggatgtggACTAGGTGTCTAAAATGCGAGAATGAAAGTGGGATCCCAAGATCCACCAAGAGGGTTGTGATGTCTGATGCGGCTCGTTGTCTTTCTTTTGGAAAATTCTTAGAGCTGAGCTTTACAAGCCACTCGGCAGCTAGTCGATTATCTTCAAGATGTGGACACTCACTGCATAAAGACTGCCTTCGCTTTTTTGG ATTAGGCTCCAGAGTTGCCATGTTCAGATATTCATCTGTTGAAATCTATGCTGCCAGTAAGCCACCACCAGTACTGGAGTTCCATAATCCAAATGGACCAGAGTCGCTCATGAGAGAGGCAAAAGAT GTGCTTGAAAAAGGAAACGCATTTTTCTTAGAGGTTGCAAGTTTGCTGCATAAGTTGAAGTCCAACTATTCTACCATGGTTTCGAAGAAGTTTCTAAACCTTCAATGTTTGGTAAAGGATATTTGTGAACTTGACGAGATGTTGATGCAAGAAAAAGCTGAGTTTGAG GCTCCATTGCTGAAGGCTATCAATTGCAGTGGAGAGATGGGGAAGACAGTGCATGAAATTCTTGGTTTGGGCTGGTTATATCAAGAATTGCTTCTTAAACTTTATGTCTGGGACCGTCGTCTGGATTTCCTCCACCTTTATGCAAGAGATAGTGATGCTTCTTCTaatgaagttcatgaagatcAATTTGTGCAAGCGAAGTATGCCATGCCCTTTAGCATTGTTGAAGAATCCTCTTCTTCTGATAGCCATAGGTCTAAGAATTACAGCATTTTGGAATCCGAGGTGGAAGCCAGGTCAGATGCACTTTCTGAAAACACGAGCAGTAAATTTAGTATTTCTATTGCTGCTGCTGAGGTTGCAGAGGTGGGAAGTTTGATTGGAGAAACATTTTCTAGATCAATGTCTGGGGGGCAAACATCATCTGTTTTTGACCAAGAACCATATAAGGGACCATCTGACCTCTTGTTGTGGTTTTCAAGGGACAAAGGTTATCCACGAGAATCTGCTACTATTTTAGAACATATCCAAGTTGATAACCCTGAAGGTTGGATCTGGGCTCCATCCTTTGAAACAAGGAGTGCATACAAGAAGGATCTATGTGGTGGTTACTCACAGAAGTTCAAGTTTGTCCATACTTACACTCCAACGCACCTGTCCCCCATATGTCAACTGGTCACTCGGGAAACAGAGGATTCATTGCACTTCCCTGTTAAGGTAGATGGCAAGGTTTTGTCTGTTTGTGAAAATGAAATATCAAGCATAATTGCCTATGCACTGGCCCTGTCTGAGGATCAGTTTGGTTTATCGGCAAACATAGATGTAAAGGACGAACTAGATGGCAAAACAGAAGCTAAAGTAATTGATAACTCATGTAGCTCAACTTCTGATGGTTTTGGGGCTTCTTCGTATTGGTCATCTACTGGATCTTCAGATTCAGAGGGGTCACATTTTTCACAGAGTACATCAATTTCCTCTGATGAGGTGCCCAGCTCAGGTTCTGAAGGTTCTTTCCCCGTGGATCACCAGTTGGCTTCAGAAAACCTGCATCCTGAGGTCCCTGTGGGTGTGGGAAAAGTAGCTGGAAAAAGTAAATATTCAGTTGTTTGTATACACGCAAAACAATTCTATGCTTTGCGAAGGATGTGTTGCCCATCTGAACTGGCCTACATATCTTCCTTAAGCCGTTGCAAAAATTGGAATGCTCAAGGAGGAAAGAGTAAAGCTTTCTTCGCAAAGTCATTAgatgacagattcatcataaaagaaatCAAGAAGACTGAGCTTGACTCCTTTCTAAAGTTTGCTCCAGATTATTTTGAGCATATCTTTCATTCTTTAAGCGCTGGAAGCCAAACATGTCTTGCAAAAGTCTTGGGCATATATCAG GTTAAACAATATAAAAATGGCAAAGAAGTGAAAACTGATCTGATGGTGATGGAAAATCTTCTTTTTGGACGAAACATTACGCGCAAATATGATcttaagggttctattttttcccGGTATGTTTCAGATGTGAATGACCCTGAAAAGGTTTTTTTGGATCAAAACTTTATTGAGGATATGCAAGCATCTCCCATGTATGTTAGTAGAAAGACCAAACATCTTCTGCAACGGGCTATCTGGAATGACACATCTTTTCTTACA TCAATTAATGTCATGGACTACTCTTTACTTGTGGGAGTGGACAAACAACGAAAGGAGCTGGTATTTGGTATTATTGATTATCTAAGGCAGTACACTTGGGATAAACAACTTGAGACCTGGGTCAAGGCTTCTCTAGTTGTTCCTAGAAATGCATTACCAACTGTTATTTCCCCAAAGGAATATAAGAAAAGGTTCAGAAAGTTTATGTCTCAATACTTCCTGACAGTTCCAGATGGTTGGAATTCAGTGTGA
- the LOC105051833 gene encoding putative 1-phosphatidylinositol-3-phosphate 5-kinase FAB1D isoform X2 — protein sequence MSAMCVVCGLQQANLSTRCDNEEESSRMSSWSPHASPMCSRVPSCGDFPADMDSQSREDDDEAFDTNQRCPNLEFTEHSQNGGDGSSSIHIDSQKSHAKTTIDGLPQPMEEISSLAWENHEESDAESIGVHKSTLEDVRSVGAGDDSNGAWNAIDSISASILSNPETNLLIWMPPKPLNIEDDMDSVANNDDDDEFSDGTKWGQPSFLSSIDGGHGSSHGCKEEHQKAMVEAMNGPFKVLVSRLLASEGITSKGEDGESWLDIVVSLSWEAALLVKPDSGEGRAMDAGSYVKVKCIATGARSQSQVIKGLVFKKSTAHKHMPTKCRNPRLLLLKGALGQRDIGLSSFDSMEQEKEYLISINEMLETCHPSVVLVEKNVSRDMQESLLAKGMTLALDMKLSRLERIARCAGSEIISASDIPANTKLKHCDSFHTEKFVEEHSNPTGKKLCKTLMFLEGFPKPLGCTILLKGANCDELKKIKRVVQYTVFAAYRLILETSFFADQRALSSNIGAVREENCSLTDISVPLSSCNAAGSSDTCMFDGSDAVLGAPIFDASQAKTAHKEISSLSHPGFKGSSESSVFSPNIDCIENHPSHGHPSCNGCNNDETLSDSSTPSLLSSELMSTFSTSLRKFVGDSYQRPISEHVSMYLGFKEEKLDIPSIGVLPVSPPTETHDHDIEETSSIILEKAHDGISNGEKAGPKMQNKFEMQNKDDIESISDSESILVLLSSQCISKDVVCEQSRLSRIKYYGNFDVSLGRFLEEIMLNQNYSCSSCGEPPEAHVYCYTHQNGNLTVLSRRLPPESSLSGEAEGKIWMWTRCLKCENESGIPRSTKRVVMSDAARCLSFGKFLELSFTSHSAASRLSSRCGHSLHKDCLRFFGLGSRVAMFRYSSVEIYAASKPPPVLEFHNPNGPESLMREAKDVLEKGNAFFLEVASLLHKLKSNYSTMVSKKFLNLQCLVKDICELDEMLMQEKAEFEAPLLKAINCSGEMGKTVHEILGLGWLYQELLLKLYVWDRRLDFLHLYARDSDASSNEVHEDQFVQAKYAMPFSIVEESSSSDSHRSKNYSILESEVEARSDALSENTSSKFSISIAAAEVAEVGSLIGETFSRSMSGGQTSSVFDQEPYKGPSDLLLWFSRDKGYPRESATILEHIQVDNPEGWIWAPSFETRSAYKKDLCGGYSQKFKFVHTYTPTHLSPICQLVTRETEDSLHFPVKVDGKVLSVCENEISSIIAYALALSEDQFGLSANIDVKDELDGKTEAKVIDNSCSSTSDGFGASSYWSSTGSSDSEGSHFSQSTSISSDEVPSSGSEGSFPVDHQLASENLHPEVPVGVGKVAGKSKYSVVCIHAKQFYALRRMCCPSELAYISSLSRCKNWNAQGGKSKAFFAKSLDDRFIIKEIKKTELDSFLKFAPDYFEHIFHSLSAGSQTCLAKVLGIYQVKQYKNGKEVKTDLMVMENLLFGRNITRKYDLKGSIFSRYVSDVNDPEKVFLDQNFIEDMQASPMYVSRKTKHLLQRAIWNDTSFLTSINVMDYSLLVGVDKQRKELVFGIIDYLRQYTWDKQLETWVKASLVVPRNALPTVISPKEYKKRFRKFMSQYFLTVPDGWNSV from the exons ATGAGTGCAATGTGTGTCGTATGTGGTTTGCAACAGGCAAATCTGAGTACTAGATGCGATAAT GAGGAAGAATCTTCGAGAATGAGCAGTTGGAGTCCTCACGCCAGTCCCATGTGCAGCCGGGTTCCAAGTTGCG GGGATTTCCCAGCTGATATGGATTCGCAAAGCAG GGAGGATGATGACGAGGCTTTCGATACCAATCAAAGGTGTCCAAACCTAGAATTTACCGAACACTCTCAAAACGGTGGCGATGGAAGTTCATCAATACATATTGATTCTCAGAAATCTCATGCTAAGACCACCATAGATGGGCTTCCCCAGCCAATGGAAGAAATCAGCTCATTAGCATGGGAAAACCATGAAGAGAGTGATGCTGAGTCCATTGGTGTTCATAAGAGCACCTTGGAAGATGTAAGATCTGTAGGAGCTGGAGATGATTCAAATGGGGCGTGGAATGCTATTGACAGCATCAGTGCATCGATTTTATCCAATCCTGAAACCAACCTTCTGATCTGGATGCCACCCAAACCACTCAACATTGAAGATGACATGGATTCTGTCgctaataatgatgatgatgatgaattcaGTGATGGTACAAAATGGGGTCAACCAAGTTTCTTGAGTAGTATTGATGGTGGACATGGAAGCAGCCATGGTTGCAAAGAAGAGCACCAAAAGGCAATGGTGGAAGCAATGAATGGTCCATTTAAGGTTCTTGTAAGTCGACTTTTGGCATCAGAAGGTATAACTTCTAAGGGAGAGGATGGTGAAAGTTGGCTTGACATTGTTGTTTCTTTATCATGGGAAGCCGCACTGCTTGTTAAGCCTGACTCCGGTGAGGGTAGAGCAATGGATGCTGGGTCCTATGTTAAAGTTAAGTGTATTGCGACAGGTGCTCGCAGTCAAAG TCAGGTGATTAAGGGTTTAGTTTTCAAGAAAAGCACTGCACACAAGCACATGCCAACCAAGTGCAGAAATCCTAGACTATTACTTCTTAAGGGGGCCCTTGGGCAGCGTGATATTGGCTTGTCATCATTTGATTCGATGGAACAG GAAAAGGAATATTTAATATCCATCAATGAGATGCTAGAAACATGTCATCCGAGTGTGGTTTTGGTAGAGAAAAATGTTTCACGTGATATGCAGGAGTCCCTTTTGGCAAAAGGAATGACTTTAGCACTTGATATGAAACTCAGTCGGTTAGAAAGAATTGCTCGCTGTGCAGGTTCTGAGATTATATCTGCTTCTGATATTCCCGCCAATACAAAACTGAAACATTGTGATTCTTTTCACACTGAAAAGTTTGTGGAGGAACATAGCAATCCTACTGGAAAGAAGTTATGCAAAACTTTAATGTTCTTGGAGGGTTTTCCAAAACCCTTGGGGTGTACG ATATTGCTGAAAGGAGCTAATTGTGATGAACTGAAGAAAATAAAACGAGTGGTGCAATACACAGTGTTTGCTGCATATCGTTTGATCCTTGAAACTTCATTCTTCGCAGATCAGAGAGCTTTATCCTCTAACATAGGTGCTGTTAGAGAAGAAAATTGTTCTTTAACAGATATTTCAGTGCCTTTGAGTAGTTGTAATGCTGCAGGTAGTTCAGATACTTGTATGTTTGATGGTTCTGATGCTGTTTTAGGTGCTCCTATTTTCGATGCATCCCAAGCAAAAACAGCTCATAAAGAAATATCCTCTTTATCACATCCTGGCTTTAAAGgttcttcagagtcatctgtatTTAGTCCCAATATTGATtgcattgaaaatcatccttcacATGGGCATCCTTCTTGTAATGGATGCAACAATGACGAAACCTTGTCAgattcatcaacaccatctcttctttccagtGAATTAATGTCAACTTTCTCAACTTCTCTTAGAAAATTTGTTGGAGACAGCTATCAGCGTCCCATTTCAGAGCATGTTTCAATGTACTTGGGCTTCAAGGAAGAAAAGCTTGATATTCCAAGTATTGGTGTCTTACCTGTTTCTCCACCAACAGAAACACATGATCATGACATAGAAGAAACCAGTAGCATCATTCTAGAGAAAGCACATGATGGAATCTCTAATGGTGAAAAGGCTGGACCAAAGATGCAAAACAAATTTGAAATGCAAAACAAGGATGACATTGAGAGCATATCAGATTCTGAAAGCATATTGGtattgttgtctagccagtgtaTCTCGAAGGATGTTGTTTGCGAGCAAAGCCGTCTTTCTCGTATAAAATACTATGGGAATTTCGATGTGTCTCTTGGACGATTTCTTGAAGAAATTATGCTCAACCAG AATTACAGTTGCTCTTCATGTGGTGAACCCCCAGAGGCTCATGTATACTGCTACACTCACCAGAATGGGAATCTAACTGTTTTATCCAGAAGGCTTCCTCCAGAATCATCTTTGTCCGGCGAAGCagaaggaaaaatttggatgtggACTAGGTGTCTAAAATGCGAGAATGAAAGTGGGATCCCAAGATCCACCAAGAGGGTTGTGATGTCTGATGCGGCTCGTTGTCTTTCTTTTGGAAAATTCTTAGAGCTGAGCTTTACAAGCCACTCGGCAGCTAGTCGATTATCTTCAAGATGTGGACACTCACTGCATAAAGACTGCCTTCGCTTTTTTGG ATTAGGCTCCAGAGTTGCCATGTTCAGATATTCATCTGTTGAAATCTATGCTGCCAGTAAGCCACCACCAGTACTGGAGTTCCATAATCCAAATGGACCAGAGTCGCTCATGAGAGAGGCAAAAGAT GTGCTTGAAAAAGGAAACGCATTTTTCTTAGAGGTTGCAAGTTTGCTGCATAAGTTGAAGTCCAACTATTCTACCATGGTTTCGAAGAAGTTTCTAAACCTTCAATGTTTGGTAAAGGATATTTGTGAACTTGACGAGATGTTGATGCAAGAAAAAGCTGAGTTTGAG GCTCCATTGCTGAAGGCTATCAATTGCAGTGGAGAGATGGGGAAGACAGTGCATGAAATTCTTGGTTTGGGCTGGTTATATCAAGAATTGCTTCTTAAACTTTATGTCTGGGACCGTCGTCTGGATTTCCTCCACCTTTATGCAAGAGATAGTGATGCTTCTTCTaatgaagttcatgaagatcAATTTGTGCAAGCGAAGTATGCCATGCCCTTTAGCATTGTTGAAGAATCCTCTTCTTCTGATAGCCATAGGTCTAAGAATTACAGCATTTTGGAATCCGAGGTGGAAGCCAGGTCAGATGCACTTTCTGAAAACACGAGCAGTAAATTTAGTATTTCTATTGCTGCTGCTGAGGTTGCAGAGGTGGGAAGTTTGATTGGAGAAACATTTTCTAGATCAATGTCTGGGGGGCAAACATCATCTGTTTTTGACCAAGAACCATATAAGGGACCATCTGACCTCTTGTTGTGGTTTTCAAGGGACAAAGGTTATCCACGAGAATCTGCTACTATTTTAGAACATATCCAAGTTGATAACCCTGAAGGTTGGATCTGGGCTCCATCCTTTGAAACAAGGAGTGCATACAAGAAGGATCTATGTGGTGGTTACTCACAGAAGTTCAAGTTTGTCCATACTTACACTCCAACGCACCTGTCCCCCATATGTCAACTGGTCACTCGGGAAACAGAGGATTCATTGCACTTCCCTGTTAAGGTAGATGGCAAGGTTTTGTCTGTTTGTGAAAATGAAATATCAAGCATAATTGCCTATGCACTGGCCCTGTCTGAGGATCAGTTTGGTTTATCGGCAAACATAGATGTAAAGGACGAACTAGATGGCAAAACAGAAGCTAAAGTAATTGATAACTCATGTAGCTCAACTTCTGATGGTTTTGGGGCTTCTTCGTATTGGTCATCTACTGGATCTTCAGATTCAGAGGGGTCACATTTTTCACAGAGTACATCAATTTCCTCTGATGAGGTGCCCAGCTCAGGTTCTGAAGGTTCTTTCCCCGTGGATCACCAGTTGGCTTCAGAAAACCTGCATCCTGAGGTCCCTGTGGGTGTGGGAAAAGTAGCTGGAAAAAGTAAATATTCAGTTGTTTGTATACACGCAAAACAATTCTATGCTTTGCGAAGGATGTGTTGCCCATCTGAACTGGCCTACATATCTTCCTTAAGCCGTTGCAAAAATTGGAATGCTCAAGGAGGAAAGAGTAAAGCTTTCTTCGCAAAGTCATTAgatgacagattcatcataaaagaaatCAAGAAGACTGAGCTTGACTCCTTTCTAAAGTTTGCTCCAGATTATTTTGAGCATATCTTTCATTCTTTAAGCGCTGGAAGCCAAACATGTCTTGCAAAAGTCTTGGGCATATATCAG GTTAAACAATATAAAAATGGCAAAGAAGTGAAAACTGATCTGATGGTGATGGAAAATCTTCTTTTTGGACGAAACATTACGCGCAAATATGATcttaagggttctattttttcccGGTATGTTTCAGATGTGAATGACCCTGAAAAGGTTTTTTTGGATCAAAACTTTATTGAGGATATGCAAGCATCTCCCATGTATGTTAGTAGAAAGACCAAACATCTTCTGCAACGGGCTATCTGGAATGACACATCTTTTCTTACA TCAATTAATGTCATGGACTACTCTTTACTTGTGGGAGTGGACAAACAACGAAAGGAGCTGGTATTTGGTATTATTGATTATCTAAGGCAGTACACTTGGGATAAACAACTTGAGACCTGGGTCAAGGCTTCTCTAGTTGTTCCTAGAAATGCATTACCAACTGTTATTTCCCCAAAGGAATATAAGAAAAGGTTCAGAAAGTTTATGTCTCAATACTTCCTGACAGTTCCAGATGGTTGGAATTCAGTGTGA